GCGAGCGCGAGCTGCAGGGACGACGCGAGGAGCTGACCGCCGCCTCCTCGCGGCTGAAGTCTTTGCGCGAGCTCGAGGAGCAGTTCGCCGGCTACGGCCAGGGGGTGCGAAACCTCCTTCTTGCCGAGCCGTTCAAGGATGCGCCATTCACCATGCTTGCCGATGCCCTGGAAGTTGAGCCCGCCTACGAGGTGCCGCTCGAATCGGTCCTGGGCGAGCGGCTGCAGTATCTCCTGTGCGGTTCCCGCGACTCCGCCCTCGATGCCGTCGAGCACCTCAAAGGTAGCTCCGGCGGTCGCTGCACCTTCATCACCGCACCCCCTTCCGTCGAGCGATTCGCCGCACCCCCGGCCGGAGCGGGTGATCTGCGGGGGAAGGTTTCCATCGCCGACCACCACGCCCCGTTCATCGAGCCCCTTCTGGAGGGGGCGTACCTCGCCTCCGATCTCCCCGCAGCCCTCGCCCTGGCAGGTGAGTTCCCGCGTCTGACCTTTGTTACTCTCGACGGGGACACCGTTCACGCTGGAGGGATTGTCAACGGAGGGTCGCAGGAGCCTGCGCAGCAGGGGATCATCCACAAGAAAAGGGAGATCAAGGATCTCGCCGCGCAGGTCTCGCGCCTCACCGACCAGGTGGCGGAACTCTCGCGTCTGAAAGAGGAGCGCAAGGAGCAGATCGCCGAGGCGGAAGCCGAGCGTGTGGAACTGCGCCAGGAGGTGCACCGCCTCGACATCCAGATCCTCAACGCGGGGAAGGACCTCCAGACCGCCGCCGCCGATTGCCGCAGGATCGAGGAGAGCGAAGCCGTGCGCGAGATGGAGCACGAGCAGCTGACCGAGGAGCGCGACCTCCTCCTCCAGGAGCTCAAGGAGAGCGAGGCGAAGAAAGCCGGTGCCGAGGAGCGGAAGGTGCAGCTCGAGGTTCGCGTCGAGGAGCTCGCCGGTCGTCTGCGCGAGGCGAAGGAGGAGATGGAGCAGGCGCGCGAGCTCGTGACCGCCCTGAAGGTGAGGGTTGCTTCCCTGAAGGAGCAGGAAGGCGCCACCGAGCGGGGACTCCGCCGGGCGGAGGTCCTCTGCAGCGAGCTCACGGCGAAGATCTCCTCCCACGCAAGAGACATCGAAGGTTCCGGCTCCGAGAAGGAGAAGCTGCTGCAAGGGATCGAGGAGGCGGAAGCGGCACTGCGGACCCTCGCCCGGAAGCAGCGGGAGGCGGATCTCGCCCTGGTGGCAGCCCGCGAGGGGTTCGAGACACAGAACGCCCTCGTGCAGGAAGAGGACCAGCGTCTGAAGGTCCTGCGCGGCGACGCCTCCGCCGCGCGCGAGATCTTCAACGGAAAGAGCCTGCGCCTGTCCGAGGTCAACCTCAAGCTCTCGCACCTGGAGGACGCCCTGAGGGACCGCTACCGGATGGACCTCTCCGAGGTGCTGGCGACGTACGCGGACCGGGAGTGGGACGAGGCTGCGTCGAGCGCCCGCCAGGTCGACCTGCAGCGCCTCATCGAAGAGGTAGGCGAGGTGAACCTCATGGCCATCGACGAATTCCGCGAGATGGAGGAGCGCTTCGCCTTCCTCACCACGCAGAGGGACGACCTGGAAGAGTCGATGAACGCGCTGCAGAAGGCGATCCAGAAGATAAACCGCACCACCAGGAAGCGCTTTCTGGAGACCTTCCAGCAGGTGAACGACAAGTTCCAGCAGATCTTCCCCCGTCTTTTCTGTGGCGGACAGGCGGAGCTTCGCCTTACCGACGAGGAGGACCTCCTCGCCACCGGGCTGGAGATCATCGTGCAGCCCCCGGGCAAGAAGCTGCAAAACGTCTCCCTCCTATCCGGCGGGGAGAAGGCGCTTACCGCCGTCGCGCTGATTTTCTCCATCTTCCTGATCAAGCCTTCCCCCTTCTGCCTCCTCGACGAGGTCGATGCGCCGCTGGACGACGCCAACATAGGGAGGTTCAACGACATGGTGCGGGAGATGAGCGCCACCAGCCAGTTCATCATCATCACCCACAACAGGGCGACGATGGCAGTGGCCGATACCTTGTACGGCGTCACCATGGAAGAGCCAGGGGTCTCGAAGCTCGTCTCCGTGCGCCTCAATGCGGGCGCATCCGCGTAGAGGTGGGCTCGTGGCGGTGAGGCTTTGTACTGCGATGTTGATTTTCAGGAGGGTAGCGTGCCTTTCAAGTTGCTGCTGACCGAGCTTGTTGAAGGTGTTCCCGGCGCCAGCGGCGCCATACTGGCGGACTGGGAGGGTGAGGCGGTCGAACAGCATACCCTCCTCGACCCGTACGAGATGAAGGTTACCGCGGCTCACTGGGGGATCATCCTGAGCAGCATGAAGGGTATGGGAAAGAAGCTTCCCATGGGGGATGTCGGGGAGGGTATAATCACCACGGATGCCCAGCATGTCCTCGTGGGTGCCGTCGGTGAGGATTACACCCTGGTGATGACCCTGTCGCGCTCGACCCTGCCGCTCATGGCGCTGCGAAGCTTCCGCTGTACCGTTGAACGGCTTAAAAAGGAGATTTACTGATGGCCGAGGAGAATAAAGGCTTTCTGAAGGGGCTTTGGGGGCGGCTTGGCGGGAAGGCGCAGCAGTCGGAGTCGGAACAACCGGACGCGCCGGAAAGGACCGAGCCGGAGGTGCCTGTGAAGGAGACCGCTCCACCGCAGCCGCCGCAGGGAGCTCCCCCCGTGGCGCAGGAGGAACTCCTGCTGCCGGTGCAGGAACCGGAGGGAGGCGAGGCGGAGGAGCCGGCGAAGCGCGGCTTCTTCGAGCGCTTCGCGAAGTTCCCGCTCGGCAAGGAGACTCCCGAGGAGGAGGCGGTTGCGGAGCCTGTTGCGAAGCCCTCCCTATTCGACCGCCTGAAGCAGGGGCTGAGCCGGACCCACGAGAGCATCGTCGGGCGCGTTGATGCCCTCCTGCTCGGCAAGAAGCGGATCGACGCCGACACTCTCGAAGAGCTGGAGGAGATCCTCATAACCGCCGATATCGGCGTAAAGACGACGGTTGATCTCGTGCGCACACTCGAGCAGCGCATGAAGCGAAACGAGCTGCAGGACGGCGATGCGCTGAAAAAGGCATTGAAGGAGGAGATCCTCCTGCGCCTCCAGGAGCATGCCGCTCCCCTCGCCGTCACCGGCGCCACCCCCTTCGTCATTCTGGTGATCGGTGTGAACGGGGTCGGGAAGACCACTACCATCGGGAAGCTCGCCGCGAAGTACCAGGGTGAGGGGAAGAAGGTCCTTCTGGCCGCCGCCGACACCTTCCGCGCCGCCGCCGCCGAGCAGCTGGAGCTTTGGGCCCGGAGAGTCGGTGCGGATCTGGTGCGGCACAAGGAAGGGGCGGATCCTTCCGCCGTGGTTTTCGATGCCTGCAAGGCCGCGGTCGCGCGCGGCACGGACGTGCTCATCATCGACACAGCCGGACGCATGCACACGAAGGTGAACCTCATGGAGGAGATGAAGAAGATCCGCCGTGTCGTCAGCCGCGAGATCCCGGAGGCGCCGCACGAGACGCTTCTCGTCCTCGATGCGGGTACCGGGCAGAACGCGCTCTCCCAGGCGAAGCTCTTCAAGGAGGCGGCATTTGTCTCCGGCGTGGCGCTCACGAAGCTGGACGGCACCGCCAAGGGGGGGATCGTCGTCGCGGTGAGTCAGGAGTATTCCCTGCCGGTGCGCTTCATCGGAGTCGGGGAGAGCGTGGAGGACTTGCGCGAATTCGATCCGGTCGACTTCGTCGAGGCGCTTTTTCAATAATTCCTTGACTTTTGAAGGCGTCTTCGCCTACACTTTGACCGCAAAAATAGATGGCTGCGAGCGGTGTTATGCTGGATGAACTTGAGAAAAGGATCGTTTCCCTGCTGGATGCCGTGAAGGCGCTGCGCCGGGAAAATTCTCTCCTGGCAGAGGAGAACGAGCGGCTGAAAGCCGAGCGGGGCACCCTCACCGCCCGTATCGACGCCATCCTCAAAAGGTTGGAAGGCCTTTGACTTCGCTCACGACGCACAATATAAAGATCCTCGGGCGTGAGCTCCAGGTGAAAAGCACCGCCGCGGCGCAGCATGTCGCGGAGGTGGAGGCCCTTGTCAACGCGAAGCTGGCAGAGGCGGAAAAAGCTGTACCTAGCGGGGATACCCAACTCGTGGTTATTCTTGCGATGATGAATATTGCCGAGGCCTACCTGGCGGTACGGAAAGAGCATGAGGCGGGACAGAAAGCGCTGGAGCAGCGCGTCTCGCACCTCATGACCCTTCTGGACAGCCAGGCGGGGTGAGGTTTCAGGTCTCTTGCGGGAGATTCACCATATAGCGGCTGATAAGTCGGCTAGTAAAGTCTTGCCAGAACCGGCACGGCCTGTATTTTTCGCCGGTTTGCCCATAGGTAGCCTAAAGGCGCATGTTTCTTGTCCTGGGATCAAGGGGCTTCACATATAGAGTTCAATGGCGCTTCAATTGAACGCGGCCCTTTCTACCGATACTGTCAATTCTCTCCTGGTCGCAGTCCAGTCGCATCCCCCCGTTTGTCCACCTGTCTCCTCGGACGGCCTTTCGTCCGCACCTCCGCAGCAACGTCTCTACTTTTCAACGGTGAGTTATGCCGAAACGCAGTCTCAGATCAGGGGCTCTCGCCAGGCGTGGTGAGCTGACCCCGGCAGAGGTCGCTTCGTTAAGCGATGCCGTGCAGCGGCGCTTCCTTTCGTTGCCCGAGTTCGCCGCGGCAAGCACGGTGGCGCTCTACTCGCCGATCCGCAACGAGGTCGAGACCTCGCTCGTCGCCCGGGAGGCGCTTCGCCTCGGGAAGGAGCTCCTCTTTCCAG
The DNA window shown above is from Geomonas sp. RF6 and carries:
- a CDS encoding cell division protein ZapA, with the protein product MTSLTTHNIKILGRELQVKSTAAAQHVAEVEALVNAKLAEAEKAVPSGDTQLVVILAMMNIAEAYLAVRKEHEAGQKALEQRVSHLMTLLDSQAG
- the smc gene encoding chromosome segregation protein SMC; translation: MKIKRLEIIGFKSFQDRAVLDFPQAITGVVGPNGCGKSNVVDAIRWVMGEQSAKNLRGKAMEDVIFNGTEFRKPLGMAEVSLFFSTEDGRVPAKYLNFSEIQVTRRLYRDGESEYLLNKTPCRLLDVAELFMDTGIGARAYSIIEQGKIGMILHAKPEERRFLIEEAAGVTKFKARKQVALKKIEVTRQNLLRIGDIISEIKRQMNGLQRQAKKAERFRELRQELKEIELLSAAKGFTALESERAALGAEVGTLAKRCDDFTLAVAGAELTVEDRRLALVDMERRLSSAQEEIFRVKGEYSSAENRLEFQRRELSQLERQGDRFADEMKALEVRLAEAQAEVENLSVRAVSLVEEVAREEEALADRQSLLEEMSHGESQIGRELDEARRQMFAALAEGAQAANQHAGVTRRVSAIEEKLQAGARERILLAERLEEARQRVDTLNSTQRNLSDRKDVVEEELRTVTVREAELKQAQERGERELQGRREELTAASSRLKSLRELEEQFAGYGQGVRNLLLAEPFKDAPFTMLADALEVEPAYEVPLESVLGERLQYLLCGSRDSALDAVEHLKGSSGGRCTFITAPPSVERFAAPPAGAGDLRGKVSIADHHAPFIEPLLEGAYLASDLPAALALAGEFPRLTFVTLDGDTVHAGGIVNGGSQEPAQQGIIHKKREIKDLAAQVSRLTDQVAELSRLKEERKEQIAEAEAERVELRQEVHRLDIQILNAGKDLQTAAADCRRIEESEAVREMEHEQLTEERDLLLQELKESEAKKAGAEERKVQLEVRVEELAGRLREAKEEMEQARELVTALKVRVASLKEQEGATERGLRRAEVLCSELTAKISSHARDIEGSGSEKEKLLQGIEEAEAALRTLARKQREADLALVAAREGFETQNALVQEEDQRLKVLRGDASAAREIFNGKSLRLSEVNLKLSHLEDALRDRYRMDLSEVLATYADREWDEAASSARQVDLQRLIEEVGEVNLMAIDEFREMEERFAFLTTQRDDLEESMNALQKAIQKINRTTRKRFLETFQQVNDKFQQIFPRLFCGGQAELRLTDEEDLLATGLEIIVQPPGKKLQNVSLLSGGEKALTAVALIFSIFLIKPSPFCLLDEVDAPLDDANIGRFNDMVREMSATSQFIIITHNRATMAVADTLYGVTMEEPGVSKLVSVRLNAGASA
- the ftsY gene encoding signal recognition particle-docking protein FtsY, producing MAEENKGFLKGLWGRLGGKAQQSESEQPDAPERTEPEVPVKETAPPQPPQGAPPVAQEELLLPVQEPEGGEAEEPAKRGFFERFAKFPLGKETPEEEAVAEPVAKPSLFDRLKQGLSRTHESIVGRVDALLLGKKRIDADTLEELEEILITADIGVKTTVDLVRTLEQRMKRNELQDGDALKKALKEEILLRLQEHAAPLAVTGATPFVILVIGVNGVGKTTTIGKLAAKYQGEGKKVLLAAADTFRAAAAEQLELWARRVGADLVRHKEGADPSAVVFDACKAAVARGTDVLIIDTAGRMHTKVNLMEEMKKIRRVVSREIPEAPHETLLVLDAGTGQNALSQAKLFKEAAFVSGVALTKLDGTAKGGIVVAVSQEYSLPVRFIGVGESVEDLREFDPVDFVEALFQ
- a CDS encoding roadblock/LC7 domain-containing protein; this encodes MPFKLLLTELVEGVPGASGAILADWEGEAVEQHTLLDPYEMKVTAAHWGIILSSMKGMGKKLPMGDVGEGIITTDAQHVLVGAVGEDYTLVMTLSRSTLPLMALRSFRCTVERLKKEIY